The window TACAGTTTTTAAATAGGGTCCCAAAAGCAATGTATCTCATTCAAAAATAGTGTAACATGGGTCTTCAAAAAATTTTTGAGGCCTTAAGATCTTAGAGAAACTTCTATAATAATATTCAAGTGGTTTTCATCCTAGAGGAGAGGTAAATTCACCTTGAacttagtaaataaaaaaaaaacataattttgtaTTTTTAAAGGGATATAATATAAATAGAAAGATCATATTTTAatgactcaaaaaaaaaaaaatcatttaggcCTTTGTAAGTTATTTATAAAGttttctgaaaattaaaaaaaaaattagaatcaaTATTTATCATCTGTTGATATATTTAATGACTTTAATGTTATTCATCTAAAATATACAAATAGTATCATTATATTATGTTTTAACATTTAATAATatgaatttttaattataattttacataatatttttatttttaagattagttttataattaaattataattttaatataaataattatatattaaaattatttgattttattgacTATTATTAGTTTAGGACCCGTCTAATATTTAAATAGATCGGTGTAATGTACGTTTCGTTTGGGTTtggtttagaggaaggagaaaaaaATGAGCTTggggaaaaaaataaagataGGGGCGTTCTGTGTGAAATAGTAAAAAAGATAAGGGTTTTTCTAGGAAATTAACCCAAATATAATTCCCACACAAAGTTGGTGATATTGTTAAAAAAATTCCAAAAATCTCCAAGTATAGATTTAAGAATAGAGCGCAATGCTCGAGTCTTAGAAAGTCAATTAGAACATTGGTCAGTTTGATATTCCTCGGAGGCAAATCTGGTATATCTCAAAAATTTCACAAGTTTGGGGTCAATCTCCTCATTCTTAAGCATCCTCCAACGACCAGATCAAATCCCTGCAAATGTAGATCCATGTTCTATATatattttgaaatcaaatgtTTGTTGAGATAAAGTTCTGATTCTTGTCCAAGTTTGAAAATAGATATTTCATCTTGAAAAAATTCTACTATGTGTTGGGATAAATTCTTTACTCATAAGTTTCCAGTGTGATGATCCAAACAAAAGGATGCATCAATGGTAAGTCATGCTtgactaaattatttatattccaAGACATGATCGTCCTCAATCTTGTACATGTTCAAGATATGCCTCTAGCAAAGCGAGAgaaaattcctcttataagttgaatttgacGGGAGAATACTCTGATCAAACATATCTTCATCGTAAGTCACCACAAGGGACATATAGAAAACTTCACAACTGTTCCTTTAATTTGATCGCAACATGATAAAAATACATCAGCAGAAAGTTTTTATTCTGATCAACTGCCTTtactaatgagatcatgataataagcctTCTTCTATGTCAATTCACCGACATGCATATATCATCCCACCTTATTTTTTAGGTTGTGTATAATATACCTAATGCATATTATACATGTTTAACCTACACAGATCACATATAGGCACTTTCGAGGAGGCGTGGGCTAACGACAGCCTTGAGAGGCACTGCCTTCGGAAGCGCGGCGccaaatttctccttcatgtcgaGCTCCTTGACGTCATCGGCAAGCTTCCAATGAAATGAGTGCAACAAAGACCCGAGCCCATATTGTAGCATGATGAGACCTGCATGCATTCCCACGCAGATCCTTCTCCCGGCGCCGAAAGGTATCAGCTCGAAGTCGTTCCCCAGTGGCTCAATCTTGGCGGTTCTACCGCTTAAGAACCTCTCCGGCTTGAACTCCAGGGGATGCTCCCACACGTCGGGGTCTCTCCCAATGGCCCATACGTTGACTATGAGCCGTGTGTTTGGGGGGATGTGGTAGCCGTCCACGTCGCATGCTTCGAAGGTGTAGTGTGGGAGGCTGAGCGGCGTGGAAGGGTGCAATCGTAATGCCTCTTTGCAGATGGCTCGTAAGTAGGGAAGGCTTGGTATGTCAGATTCTGCAAGCCTACGGTTCTTCCCGATTACTTGGTCCATCTCATCTTGAGCTCGCTGCAGGATGGTTGGGTTCCTTAGCATTTCTGCGAGCGCCCATTCGATTATGATGGATGATGTATCAGTTCCGGCAATAAACATATCCTGCCAGGAGAAGAAGTTGCTGAGGTATTGGTGTGGTAACAAACATGCATGATGAACTTGTTAAACAGGAGAGCCTCCGATAAAGTACGCATTAGGGTAATATCTTTTCCCCTCCAGGGAGAATCTTATCTGACTCAAATAATGGTGCCATAATCGAGCAGACAACGTAGGAATTAATGCGGAACTCATCAGTTTACGTTTTGTAGCTCTCTATCTATATGTATATCTAGTGCTGGTTTGGTTGCAGGATCCAACACCTGTTCTGAGAGGGTATCCACCATCATTCTTGGTCAAATGAGAACGATGACTGATACTAAGAGAAACAGGAGGACCGTTTTGGAGATGGAGGTCAATAGAATTCGCGGACGTCGCTAATTGGCTGTCCGTAGCGAAGAAGAGGGGGAAggagagagagggaaagagagcTCACAGAGATAAAGCCCTTTATGTTGACATCAGAAAGCGACACCCCATCAGCGTCAACCCTGTTGGCCATCACAAGATCCAGCACGTCCGGCCTCCCCTCGCGCTCGTGCGCCGTCGCTTCGTGCTCCGCCATGAGCGCCGTGATCAGAGTGTCTAACTTCACATGCACCCGGCGCAGCTTCCGCTGCACTCCCTGCAGGTCCATCCACGCGATCGCTGGCACAAAGTCGCCGATGCTGAACTTCCCCGACCAAGCCAGCAGCTCCGTGATGGCGTCCTTGAACTGCTTTGATTCCTCTCCCTGCGATTCAAACACCCGCCGCGAGAGCATTACCTGCCCGATGATGTTGGCGCTGGCGCACACCATTGCCTCCGACACCATCACCGGCCACGAGTTCCGGCTGGACTCGAGCATGGCGCGGAGCATGCGACCGATTTCGTCACGGCGAACCGGCGCCCACATAGTCAGCGCCTTGCTGCCGAGAAAGTGGAGGTTAGTGAGCTTGCGGAGGAGCTTCCACCGAGGCCCGTAGTTGGCGAACACGAAGTCCTGGCCGTCGTAGGTGACGTCCTTCCCGCTGATGGGCGAGGGGCGGTTGGCGAACTGAAGGTCAAGCGCCTTGAGAAAGGAGCGGGCGGCGCCAGCGGAGCACGCAACTACGACCCCCGTAGTGCCCATCCTGAGGTACATGATGGGGCCGTAGCGCGCGGCGAGGTTAGCGAGGGAGGCGTGGGGCATGGGACCGATTTGCGGCAGCGAGCCGAGGATTGGGATGCCCGCTGGACCAGGAGGGAGCGGGAGTCGGCGGATGGAGTGGAGTCTGCGGCGGAGGAGAAGGTGGACAAGAACGCTCAAGAGGATGCCGGCGACGAGAACAATATCGAGAGCCATGGAGACGGTGGTGGTACGTAGACGATGGTGTCAGAAGTGGGTTACTGATGCGTATATGTAGACAGAGAGCTAAGCACGGCAAGGAAATGCCTACGGATAGGCTGATGTCATGTTTGGTGGGTTCAGCGACAAACAGTTGCTTGATTGAAACCCACAAGCCACAAATTGTAGCATGAGAAATTGGTTCCAGCATAAATTATTAGATTGCTAGAGACATAAAATTTCAGAAAAAGGTAATAttgaattttaattattttaatcacCTTCAGATTATAATGTTTTGCATCATACAAAAGACAATGAAAACAAAGAAAATACTATTAAAGATGAATTATTTGGGTTAAAAAGAGAGTTAGATAGAGATTTCTTAGTCCATCGTTATGTTTTTTGGTTGACTTTGTGGCCTTTGCTGTTGCATTTAGTTTGGTCTTTTTTTGTATGATAACTTAAATAAATGATATGAAGATTACAAATGACAAGCTATGGAAGATGGATTCAACCAAACTAAAACAGCAACACAAAATATACACAGTTCATAAAATGTTCAGTGTTCTCATTGAGTTGGTCAAATTTATCTGGTAATCAATTTCTATACATGACAATGGAAGTTATAGGTCAAACTTTGGAAGAGTCTCCACTGACGTCAGCATCGTACTAAGCAGTTACCAACAGCCATTTCTTTCCATTGGTGCTGACATTtccaaatccaaaaaatatttttccaaGATTTTATGTTTTGTTTATAGAGAGAATATTCCAACTGAAAATTTTCTCATAACTTTGTTCGTTTCACTTTAAACATTATGTCGATTCAAAGCTACAAAAAATACATAGACAATCGTAAGGATGACTTTTCCTCTTTACCTCAACGAAAGGTGCCGCCACTGTTTTGTTTTTGAGTGACTTTTCTACTTAGACGGATAATTTTTTCTTTAGATCGTGCATTGACCAAGGATTCAGCTAAATCAAGTTTCTTTtagttgtttttaataaaagttttAAGTTTTTCTATATCTCTTACttatttcttgtaaaaattaCAAgacttttttattatattatgtctAGTGTAACTTTTCCTATATATCCCAATTTTTATGATCTGATCAATTAATAACATATaactataattaataaaaaaatttattaaatatgatatttattattgtttattaaataataattatacAAATGCTAATAAGATTGCCAGCTACTCCGTATCAATCACATCATCACTTTCGAGGAAACATTATACACATAAATTTTTCATAGGATTATGCAGTGTGACATCGAAAGAATTATATTTAAAGCTAGAAACTTGAATATTCTTTTTTTTGGGGGCTATTAGCCTCTTGTCTTGTTGAATTTAGATGATCAAACTTACATTTTGGAAACTAAACTTTGTTTTGGATTACAAGTTGGCAAGTTGTGTTGGTCCAAGTAGAAAGATTTgttgtatcaaatttaattttttactaaaattaaaaattacataAAATGATATATAAGACTTCTCATGTATAAACTCAAACAGGTTAAGATCCATCACTTATACCATAATAAACTAACCAACTCAGATGCCTCAACAAAGACTCAAATTTGGATTGTTgaacatgacaaaaaaaaaaaaaaattatttaactcATCTATTTCTATATTACTCGACAAAAATGAATAATTATGAAACTACAATATATAACATATGATGAATAAATTGATAGAATGAAGTGTAAAAGCAAAAGCATACATCAATTAGTTTGATACAGCGTCTATAATAAACATGTTGAAAGAGAGGATTTTTTTCAACTAAGCAACAAGATTTCTTTATGCAGTTggagaaatctcatctgctatgcggtTGGAGAAATCTCATATGGTATCATTGTaaagaattaaacgaagaagatagaaagataaaaattgtagaagaaactataaaatgtatgagatgtaattgcctagttcatttagatagtgaactcttgatagctatttatacacatttaGCAGGGAGGTTATATATAttaggaggatttttctcaactgcttagagatttccttaactgccttgaggaaatcttatctgcttgtcatgcccccgtaagattgagcttccatcaaggatgccgatcttggaccgatgagatgaaaatagtttacgggcgagaggctttgtgaatgagtttgctagttgatcaattgtatgtacgtgagaaacacggagttgatgtctgacaacttgatctcgcacgaagtggaagtcgatggcaatgtgtttcatgcgggaatggaacactggattggcacataagtaggtagctccaacattatcacaatatattgtaggaataaccatggagttgacgttgagttccttgagcagatttgtgacccaattgagttcagtagcGATAGTGGCGATgacatggtattcagcttcagttgtagattgtGCAatcgtcttttgttttttagaactccaactgattggagtagctccgaGGAAGACAATGTACCCTGAttgagatgttctatcatcaaagttccctaccCAATTTGCAttagcaaaggcatgaagatggagtgaagtattgttgcgaagaaaaatgccatgagtaagagtccctttaagataccgcaaaattcattTGACCGCataccaatgcgtagtagatggtcgatgcatgaattgcgataatttattgacgacaaatgagatatctggacgagtgagagccaagtactgtaaggagccaaagacttgtcgatattgagtcgaatatgtagcaggacttccatcacataatttaagtgattcactagtagagagaggagttgtaacctctttcgtataatgcatatttgtctttaataataaatcttgaatatactttttttgtgataggaagagacctaaaGATGTAAATGTTacttccactcccagaaagtagcttaaagttcctaaatctttaagggagaatcgatcgaccaagtgctttagaaatgcttgAGTCTTtaaaggatcatttcctgtgacaataatatcatccacatatactaaaagatatattgtgcTTCCATTGTgttggcaaatgaataacgaggtatcagacttggaattgatgaagccaattaaggtagaaaacgagccaagctcggtataccaagcccttggagcttgacgcagtccataaatagctttttgaagtttgcggACATGCCTCAGATACTGAGGATGAATGAAACCAGGAGGTTactacataaagacatcttcagtaagtgacccctgtaaaaaggcattattaacatccaattgtcataTGTGCTAGCTCTTTGAAATGGCCAAACTCAGGATATGACAGATTGTTGTAGGTTTAACAATGAGACTAAATGTCTCTATGAAGTCGACACaaagtcgttgatgaaaccctttggtgacTAGACGTACTTTATATCTAACAACGGATCCGTTTGGGTTCCGCTTAAGCAGATAAAATTTTCTCaaggtagttgaggaaatctctaagcatttgagaaaaatcctcccaatgtatataacctccctactgaatgtgtataaatagctatcaatagCTCACTATCTAAATGAACTAGGTAATTACATCTCATACATtttatagtttcttctacaatttttatctttctatcttcgtttaattctttacatggtatcagagtaagaAATGAAGGTTGTCtcaaaaggcagtttatgacttttattgcaaagataaGCATCGCAATGATTgacagtgctattgattttcaaggtacgaagagaataatgagaaagtaatttttgctggataaaaggggagggatgaccaagatgacAATGCCATACATTAACTGGAGCTGCGACtgaagagtgagcagtaggaagggtaatttatGAAGCGGATGACCACTCATAAATATTGTCTTTGTTCTGACCCTGGACTAAAGATGCCCCCGTGcttaaatccttgacaagaaaaaagttatgaaagaattcaatggaggtattattttgtttatagaattgagaaacagaaataaggtttcttttaatgttaggtgcacacagaacatcatcgagtataaaaattatggtaagtgaactaagcgttgaggaaccagaatgagtaataggaattcttttaccatcaccgatgataatatcttcattttcgtcatagttattgtggatggacaagttttgaagatcagaggtgatgtgatgagaggcgcccgagtccacaatccaattaggttgggtaggagttggagtagccatgaaattcgcttGAGGCCATTGTGATGGAGCATGGAGTCTAGGgcgagaccgacagactttcgtggagtgtccgactttatcatATAGTTGGAAAACGACTTATTGGTGGCTTGTGAAGTCAGGACACGACGACTATGGATTAtaaaagttaccaccttgatatggataaggagggtttggtctaggccccatagggctaggaggcagcatagccaaatcgttgttgacatgctTATTGTACTAGTTGCtttttcctcttggatttttgattgacctgagctgtaataggtggtccgggcagCCTATCATCACACTTCAAGTACATCTCATAgccgatcaacttatcataaagttcttcgaatgatattggggagtcgcgtgcccgaagtgttactgtcagttctttgtactcacCTCCTAGGCCATtaagggtatggattaggacttcttcatcactgagagaatgacctatcaaagctaagtcatcgatgatatctttgatattttgtagataatcagtaatAGTACTTCCCTATTGTTTCGTTTTCATCAGATTAGAGAGAAGTCTGAGCATGCGAGTACGTGAGTGATTTGCCAAAGTTATTTAtaacttgcaccatgcttctatagcaatcgtacatgaggatatccgcggggcaatggatccagcaacggaagcttgattagcttggaggatgaggcgatcttgatgtaaccatagtttgtgggctggatttggcactggactgggttcgcctgggatgttgatcatttcaggtggacactaaagagagccatcaatgtaacctaggagatcatagccaaataaaagattagaaagttgtgcccgccaagatgcgtagttgccgcctttggataatttgaagggaatgagtgctgcagcattgatggtgataagactttgagaagtgctcagagtccctgcagaaaCAGGGACAGGAATATCataagaggaaaatgaagacatcccagatattttgtgaCAGTTTATGTGATCTTTacaaaagatgtaaagatataggagggagggaggaggagaaaagcagattGATGCGCTGTAAAGGAGGCTGTAGCGATGCACTGAAGAGGAGGTTGCAGCGATGGGCGAGGAAGCTGTAGCGATGCACTACAGAGGATGCTACAGCGATGAGCGAGGAAGTTGGAGCGATGAGTGAGAAATCAGCAGCGAttaggtgaaaaaaaaaaatctgcaacaGTTACAGCTGTTGAAGCTTGCTGTGGTAGTAAAGATTGCTTTGTTGCTTTGGATTAATGTTGCCGAGGTGCACCGAGGTAGAGGAAATGATAGGTGGCTGCCAGCTTAGGTAGGAGAACACTACGAAATAGGGTAAGTAGTGTTGGCGTCGAGCACCTTGACGAGGTTGTGCGGCAAGGATGGCGGCAGCAACACTTCTTGCTCAAGTGAGATGtgggaacgaggaggagaggtcgctggtcGGGGAGCAGTTGCGAGGACGACGACCACCATGATAGTGTAGGCGAGGTTCTTGTGAGGGCAGGAGGTGGCCGAGTAGTCTCTGACTCCGGAACAGGAAGCAGCGGTGCCGGAAGAGAGGTAAGCAGTAGCACTACCCTTTCCAactgaacagaaaagaggagcagtagaaggcttcggtagAGCTGCCTACATCCGCAAGGAAGAAGGCTTTGATATCATGTAAAGAATTAAacaaagaagatagaaagataaaaattatagaagaaactataaaatgtatgagatgtaattgcctagttcatttagatagtgagctcttgatagctatttatacacattgagtagggaggttatacacattggaaggatttttctcaactgcttagagatttcctcaactgccttaaggaaatcttatctgcttatcaatcATGCCCCTACAAGAttgagctcctatcaaggatactgaTCTTAGACCAATGCAacgaaaatagtttacgggctaGAGGCTACgtgagtgagtctactagttgatcaaCCATATGTATATAAGAGACATgtagttgatgtttgacaacttgatctcgaatGAAGTGGAAGTCAATGTCAGTTTGTTTCTTGCGTGGGTGGAGCACTTGATTGGTATATAAGTAgatagctccaacattatcacaatatattataggagtaaagGTAGAGTTGAcattgagttccttgaggagatttgtaaccAATTAAGTTTAGCAACAGCGGTAGCGATGACACGATATTTAGCTTCAATTGTAGACTGTACGACTATCTTTTGCTACCTAGAACTCCAAATGATTATATTAgatccaaggaagataatataccctgatgtgtatattctatcatcaaaattctccacccaatcagcatcagcaaaggcatagaGATGAAGTGAGGTGTGTTTGTAAaaaaagaggccatgattgagggtccgttTAAGATACTGCAAAATTTGTTTAACCGCAAACGAATGTATAGTAGAAGGTTGATGTATAAATTGTGATACTTTATTAATTACAAATGAGATGTttagacgggtgagagccaagtactataaGAAGCAAAGTACTTATCAGTATTGAATAGAATCCGTAGTAGGGCTTCTATCACATaacttgagtgattcactagtagagtggGGAGTTGCAACCGCttttgcatcctgcatatttgtctttgataataaatcttgaatatactttctttgtgataagaAAAGACctaaagatgtaaatgttgcttccactcctagaaagtagctcaaagttcctagatctttgaggaaaAATCGATCGGCCAATTACTTTAGGAATACCTAAGTCTCTAAGGGATCATTAGCCCATTACAATAATATCATTCACATACAccaaaagatatattatattttcattttattgtcgtaggaataatgaggtatcaaacttggagttgatgaaaccAGTTGATGTCAGAAAttatccaagttcagtataccaatctCTTAGAGTttgacggagtccataaatgactttttgTAGTTTGTAGATATGTCGTAG of the Musa acuminata AAA Group cultivar baxijiao chromosome BXJ3-2, Cavendish_Baxijiao_AAA, whole genome shotgun sequence genome contains:
- the LOC135631035 gene encoding flavonoid 3',5'-hydroxylase-like — protein: MALDIVLVAGILLSVLVHLLLRRRLHSIRRLPLPPGPAGIPILGSLPQIGPMPHASLANLAARYGPIMYLRMGTTGVVVACSAGAARSFLKALDLQFANRPSPISGKDVTYDGQDFVFANYGPRWKLLRKLTNLHFLGSKALTMWAPVRRDEIGRMLRAMLESSRNSWPVMVSEAMVCASANIIGQVMLSRRVFESQGEESKQFKDAITELLAWSGKFSIGDFVPAIAWMDLQGVQRKLRRVHVKLDTLITALMAEHEATAHEREGRPDVLDLVMANRVDADGVSLSDVNIKGFISDMFIAGTDTSSIIIEWALAEMLRNPTILQRAQDEMDQVIGKNRRLAESDIPSLPYLRAICKEALRLHPSTPLSLPHYTFEACDVDGYHIPPNTRLIVNVWAIGRDPDVWEHPLEFKPERFLSGRTAKIEPLGNDFELIPFGAGRRICVGMHAGLIMLQYGLGSLLHSFHWKLADDVKELDMKEKFGAALPKAVPLKAVVSPRLLESAYM